One stretch of Zingiber officinale cultivar Zhangliang chromosome 6B, Zo_v1.1, whole genome shotgun sequence DNA includes these proteins:
- the LOC121990561 gene encoding phenolic glucoside malonyltransferase 2-like, producing MMMSPAMERSSPAHQSSFLFDSISKMLSPPTEFRVLETSRVAPPPGSVPESSLPLTFFDMICLYAGPVQRVFFYSFPYSTSHFIDSHLSTLKSSLSLALQDFYPLAGKIRPTHGSHSQFEIRYAEGDAVPFAVAEHDGDFDDLSRSNPREYTRIQPLIAQLPEPTDDGQRPVMAVQVTLFPNRGLALSVTVHHSACDGSSSTRFLSSWACRASGCEKESPAPPSFDRSSVPDLNDAYSKFFGSLAADAQNMESMMVQFAPPDAVIGTVTLTADDLRKLKEMVSSKVNNSAFRCSNIVATYAYAWVSLVKARGHNADTTVHMAFPGNCRERIQPPLPAEYFGNCIGGNFAHAKAIDLAGEDGVAAAARLIGEAIEQFKEDPLKDADKWPENYQALALQRPLSVAGSPGFKVYDVDFGWGRPVKVDMPSIKWAGAISLSESRDESGGVEIGLVATKTEMDEFLAHFSNGLKLLQ from the coding sequence ATGATGATGTCGCCGGCCATGGAAAGGTCTTCACCAGCTCACCAATCAAGCTTCCTCTTCGATTCCATTTCTAAAATGCTGTCGCCGCCAACGGAATTCCGAGTCCTCGAGACCTCTCGCGTCGCTCCTCCGCCAGGATCGGTGCCAGAATCCTCCCTCCCCCTCACCTTTTTCGACATGATCTGTCTCTACGCCGGGCCAGTGCAACGTGTTTTCTTCTATTCTTTCCCCTACTCCACCTCCCACTTCATCGACTCCCACCTCTCCACCCTCAAGTCCTCTCTCTCCCTCGCCCTCCAAGACTTCTACCCCCTCGCCGGAAAAATCCGCCCTACTCATGGGAGCCACAGCCAGTTCGAGATCCGCTACGCCGAGGGCGACGCTGTTCCCTTCGCCGTCGCCGAGCACGACGGAGACTTTGACGACCTCTCGAGAAGCAACCCACGCGAATACACCAGGATACAACCATTAATTGCCCAGCTGCCGGAGCCCACAGACGATGGCCAGCGGCCGGTGATGGCGGTGCAGGTGACTCTGTTCCCAAACAGAGGCTTGGCTTTGTCCGTCACCGTCCACCACTCTGCCTGCGACGGCTCAAGCTCCACGCGGTTCCTGTCGTCGTGGGCTTGTAGAGCTTCCGGATGCGAGAAGGAGTCGCCGGCGCCGCCCTCCTTCGACCGGAGCTCAGTTCCGGACCTTAATGACGCGTACTCCAAGTTTTTCGGCAGCCTTGCCGCCGACGCGCAGAACATGGAATCTATGATGGTCCAATTCGCGCCGCCTGACGCAGTCATCGGCACGGTGACGCTCACCGCCGACGACCTTCGGAAGCTAAAGGAGATGGTTTCCTCCAAAGTGAACAACTCCGCTTTCCGCTGCTCCAACATCGTAGCGACCTACGCTTACGCGTGGGTTTCCCTCGTCAAAGCGAGAGGGCACAACGCGGACACAACTGTGCACATGGCGTTCCCCGGAAACTGCAGGGAGCGGATTCAGCCGCCGCTGCCGGCGGAATACTTCGGCAACTGCATCGGCGGCAACTTCGCCCATGCGAAGGCCATCGACCTCGCGGGGGAAGATGGGGTGGCGGCGGCTGCTCGACTCATCGGGGAAGCCATCGAACAGTTTAAGGAGGACCCGCTGAAGGACGCAGACAAGTGGCCAGAGAATTACCAGGCGCTCGCGCTGCAGAGGCCGCTGAGCGTTGCGGGGTCACCGGGTTTCAAGGTTTACGACGTGGATTTCGGGTGGGGAAGGCCGGTGAAGGTGGACATGCCGTCGATAAAGTGGGCAGGAGCCATTTCGTTGTCCGAGAGCAGAGACGAGAGCGGCGGAGTGGAGATCGGTTTGGTGGCGACCAAGACTGAGATGGATGAGTTTTTGGCTCACTTCTCAAATGGTCTAAAACTGCTGCAGTGA